The region AACAGTATTGGCATATCCAAAAACATTGTTAACAGAACTTGATAGACAAGACAGTTTTACAATTGACCAGTTGTCACAATATAATTTGTCAATGTGATATTTACAAAAGGGCCTCAGGTTTGATAACAGGATTGGCGCAGCTGACAAGGAGTTAGGAACAATCCATGAGAACAGAATTAATTTCACACAGGTGTTTTTAGTTAATTTTGAATGATAGTCTAAAGGTTTGCATATGGCTACATATCTATCATAAGCCATCACTGTTAATATTGTGAACTCAGAAAGTAAAGAGCTGTAGATAACAAAGGTTTGCAAAGCACACATGTGAGAGGAGATCACATATGAATCCAATATTAAATCAGACAGAACTTTAGGGTAGAATCCTGAGGCTCCATAAACCCCATTTACACACAGAAGACCCAGAAATATATACATTGGTTCATGAAGAGCTTTCTCCATGATGATGACCATAACAAGACGAATATTAATTGACAGTATAAGGAGATATAAGGCAAGaaaacaagtaaaatatacATGCCTATATGATTTAGTATCTTTTGGCACCATAAGGGTCAATATCACAGGATAAGACATGTTATCCATCATGGTATGGATAACCCCCAAGTCATATGAAACAAATGACAATGCAATACAAACGTGCAAGCAaaactatatttacatttaaaacagtttacaTCTAATTACGCCATCTCATCCACTGTTGGCTGCAGGAATGACAGTGAGAGTCTCTCACAAGTAAACAGATTCAGAGCTGGTTGTGATCTCAACTGAATGTTGTGAGGTCTGGTTGGTTTTTATAAGCCTTTTATCATTAGGGATATCTATGTTCCGAAATCTCTTGGGCATAATTAATTGCTCATGGAAAAAAcctttgaaaactttttttttgttaaaataagcAAATATATGACTTCACTTTATTCATTCTTGTATTAACTTAAaagcttaaaaaataaatacaaatttgtaCATACTCGATGATTACAAATTGTTGTAGTCGTGCGCAGACATTTTGAGGAGCAGGGGCTCGAGTGGAAAAAAGGGCActtctcatatttatttaaatttttttctgaacAAAACTTtaaggcccggtttcacagacggggcttagcttaagccaggactaggccttagttaaattaagacatttaagcagcttttataaaaatgccttagaagaaaacattgcaggtgtgcatcttgagacagaaCGATGTGACTGGCATGttttaagatatgtcagagcaagatatttttagttgagacagctcaaacatgcattttagtctaggactaacCTTaaaccttgtctgtgaaaccgggggtaaaTATATTAACACAACTCTGACTTACAaaccaatttattttaattccctAACACATATTGCCTTAGCTAAATTTTAGCTAACTTATTACATGGTAGCTCACGAGTCGTGGATGTTAGCAAGACAAATTAACTATagctgtttattaataattaattaattagctgTTAATTTGAGGTAGTATGGTGGCTCCTGCCATTTCTATGAAGAATCACTCTTGAAGCCTTGGGGTTTTGATGCCGGAAAAATAGACTTTATTATCAGAGATAATGCAGTCGAGAGTCTCTGCAGAGAATCTCCCTAGTCTGTGTCTGCACACtcttttatacagtttttcctTTAAGGCATGCTCCATACATTTCCTATATCATAGTCATTGTTTACCTTCTTTTGGCTGTCTCCATCTGCTTCCTGGAGCAGACAATAGGCCTCAAAGGAAGAGACCTTATCATGTCAAAACAGGATGTGCAGTTTTACCTTAAACCATACGTCTGCACATTCCATTCTTCTGCAGGCCTCTACACACCTACAGGCAGATACATGATTATATAATAGTAGAATAACTATTCAGCTTTGGGTAAaaaagcattataatctcctttgtggtagagaaagatGCTTACATGTgggctacgggaaacagcgaagatgttgaattaaacatacacacaatgagcgtttccacatgtttatactggccccgataacCAAAACTTCTACTCagcgcttgctccatttctgcaaatcagtttttataaattaatgacttgatccacatatgacCTTCATCAACTGCGGCTTgcaccacctgctggtgagtggctgacatcagctggagatcatgcatctgtgctctactgctattcctgcggttcacggatgaattttctgccgaatttaaACCACTGAATtttggttaaataaaataaccaaaatttgcctgtcgaatataatacattgtatttttaaacagattgaatatttaggaagtgaattctggaaggtgaatatgaattattgaatttttaattatgaaaatgtgtgtgaaatattttgaattgaaatattcacagcttaaataaacaaatatgttaaatttcaggacctaaatatgcaagccctggaaatacaaggcattaaaatgcaagcactgttaattgcaatgcatcttttttttttttctttcttttcgaTTTGTGGTATTCAggatgctttatgtttcaaaaactattgtcattattctgcttccatacatAGACAAACTGCAAACTGATTATTGGCAAATTTCGCATAGGCTTATATGATTACTGACATACCTGATTTAGAAATTGTGTTACAGAATATGTACTGAAATTCTGGTGATGTCAGAGTAGTGTCTGTACTTTCAGGCACTTTCCATACTTTTGCATTCAGGCAGGGGCGCCACTGATTGGACAAgaacaaaacttaaactgaactgagctggatattacacaatattaacacatacagtacattcagTTCATTAGGGTCATATTGGGAATCTGttatttaaagtataatttaaccctgaaaataaacaaaaagtttcGGATTTTgatcattgtaaaaaaaaaaaaaaaaaaaagtatttaaacttcagaattattttaaattcggCACTATTTCTGTGTTACTAATCAAGTAAGCCAGTTTGTGATGGATTATGTTTTGCTGTTATAACATGAATCATCTGGCTTcaactttgaaaataaaatacattttataaacttttaaaaatgtttatgtataaatacaacATGTGTTTGGGACATTGTTTATCCAGGGCAATTAAAAATGGCACTTCATGACAGGTTACAATGTGATTTTACACCATATAACCTTTTTGACAAGAGCAGGGCACTGAACATAATGTACAGCATTGACCAGCAGAAGACATGTAAAATGAAACAAGAAGATTTGTGATAGTGATAGTCTAAAGGGTGATATATGTTCACACATGCCTATCATATGACATCACtgttaaaactgtaaattcacaaaaaaattatatgtatatgtaatgtTGGTTTGTAACTCTACTACAGTACTTAATATTCTTAATAAAATGTTAGTCATTTAGATGTACAGTGTTCCACGATAGTCATACAGCTTGAAGAATTGGATCAGACACAGTTGACAACATGCTTAGGCTGGGTGTTCACTAgattaattcacaaaaaaataaaaaataaataaataaaacatctaGTTTGTACATGCATCACACCATAAATATGCTTGCTAAAATCTTTCTGACAGTTTGTCACAATTCATTGCTAAAGCCAAACTAGCATTTTGTATGTATCAGTAGTACATAATTAAGTTTTGATGTTTTGTGAAACATTTACTCTTGATGCAACACATGAAGTGAAAACTCTTGTGCGCACTGCTCTAATATTTAAACCATAGATTAGAGGATTGGACACAGGTGGGACTATCACCAGTTCAAGAGCCAAAAAATTACGCAAACTCTCTGAAATGTCATTTGCACCATATCTACTATACATAACATCAAAAAGCATAGCAATAGTGAAATTTAT is a window of Onychostoma macrolepis isolate SWU-2019 chromosome 21, ASM1243209v1, whole genome shotgun sequence DNA encoding:
- the LOC131528346 gene encoding olfactory receptor 5K1-like, with the protein product MDNMSYPVILTLMVPKDTKSYRHVYFTCFLALYLLILSINIRLVMVIIMEKALHEPMYIFLGLLCVNGVYGASGFYPKVLSDLILDSYVISSHMCALQTFVIYSSLLSEFTILTVMAYDRYVAICKPLDYHSKLTKNTCVKLILFSWIVPNSLSAAPILLSNLRPFCKYHIDKLYCDNWSIVKLSCLSSSVNNVFGYANTVIFSSFIVFIIVTYIKLIIACKLSLENRRKFWQTCLPHILSLINFTFALLFDVMYSRYGANDIPESLRNFLALELLIVPPVFNPLIYGLNIRAVRTRVFTSCVASRVNVSQNIKT